A DNA window from Candidatus Zixiibacteriota bacterium contains the following coding sequences:
- a CDS encoding sigma 54-interacting transcriptional regulator, giving the protein MENVRRKEESRLDSLEENLKILANSGSKGIKLLYRGLNSISGDLSELSNLSPSKLSSSFEKITQGIDELDKKILSLENSLEEGLAKIGQEYQKLKKEYEEKENERRIYRILYELSTIIYAERDINLLLETVLDSVIDIFSAEKGFLEVYDENKNLKLRLAKDKQKKVLEETEEEIKSGVIEDVLSTGNNVLIQQLIYKEAEEKEDWGKGTKSVLCVPFKSKESVLGVIYLEDTREGESFTTGDIELLNSLAERVSVALENNLLFMELKESEEKLLADLRGKFKFDEILGNSPQMVEILKTVADIADTEATVLIEGESGTGKELLARAIHFNSSRSRKPFVPINCAAIPETLLESELFGYEKGAFTGATQKKLGKFEVANGGTIFLDEIGEMSPLLQVKILRFLQSHEFEPLGSNKVKKSDVRIIAATNKDLLAQVKENKFREDLYYRINVINLRLPTLRERKLDIAPLAESFARKFSKKSDKQIKGIEVEALNFLSRYKFPGNIRELENIIERAVILAKGEWITREDFPKNIFDSSGNDSEIVIAQNYSELKSLRNKVVEEVEKKFLENLLLKNKNNVSRAAKEAGMHRVELQRLLKKYK; this is encoded by the coding sequence ATGGAAAATGTGAGGAGAAAAGAAGAATCCAGATTAGACAGTTTAGAGGAAAATCTCAAAATCCTGGCTAACTCAGGGAGCAAGGGGATTAAGCTTTTGTATCGCGGTTTGAATTCAATCAGCGGTGATCTTTCCGAACTATCCAATCTTTCTCCTTCGAAACTCTCCTCCTCCTTTGAAAAGATAACCCAGGGAATCGATGAACTGGATAAGAAGATTCTATCCCTGGAAAATTCTTTAGAAGAAGGGCTTGCTAAAATAGGACAGGAATATCAAAAGCTCAAAAAAGAATATGAGGAGAAGGAGAACGAAAGAAGGATTTACCGGATCCTGTACGAGCTTTCCACCATAATCTACGCGGAAAGGGACATCAACCTGCTTTTAGAAACGGTTCTGGACTCGGTCATCGATATTTTCTCCGCAGAAAAAGGATTCTTAGAAGTCTATGACGAGAATAAAAATCTGAAATTAAGGCTGGCTAAAGATAAACAAAAGAAGGTCCTGGAAGAGACTGAAGAGGAGATCAAATCCGGGGTGATAGAGGATGTTCTCTCCACAGGTAACAATGTACTGATCCAGCAACTGATCTATAAAGAGGCAGAAGAGAAAGAGGATTGGGGCAAGGGGACAAAATCTGTCCTCTGCGTTCCTTTTAAGTCCAAAGAGAGTGTATTAGGGGTGATCTACTTAGAGGATACTCGCGAAGGAGAATCCTTCACCACCGGTGATATAGAGCTTTTGAACTCCTTAGCTGAAAGAGTCTCAGTGGCTTTAGAGAATAACCTTCTTTTCATGGAGCTAAAGGAGTCCGAGGAAAAGTTACTGGCTGACTTACGGGGAAAGTTCAAGTTCGACGAAATATTGGGGAACAGTCCGCAGATGGTCGAAATCCTGAAAACCGTGGCAGATATAGCTGACACAGAGGCGACCGTTCTGATCGAAGGCGAAAGCGGGACTGGAAAAGAGCTTCTGGCCCGGGCGATCCATTTCAACTCCAGTCGCTCCAGAAAGCCTTTTGTGCCGATCAACTGTGCGGCAATCCCGGAAACCTTGCTGGAATCTGAGCTTTTCGGGTATGAGAAAGGTGCCTTCACCGGTGCCACTCAGAAAAAGTTAGGGAAATTCGAAGTCGCCAATGGCGGGACGATCTTTTTAGATGAGATCGGAGAGATGAGCCCTCTGCTCCAGGTCAAAATCTTACGCTTTTTGCAGTCACACGAATTTGAGCCTTTAGGGTCCAATAAAGTTAAGAAGTCAGACGTGAGGATAATCGCCGCTACCAATAAGGACCTTTTAGCCCAGGTCAAAGAAAACAAATTCAGGGAAGACCTTTATTACCGGATAAACGTGATAAATCTCAGACTTCCTACTTTAAGGGAAAGGAAGCTGGATATCGCTCCTCTGGCGGAAAGCTTTGCCCGAAAATTTTCTAAAAAATCTGATAAGCAGATCAAGGGGATTGAGGTTGAGGCTTTGAATTTTCTCTCCCGCTATAAATTTCCCGGAAATATCAGGGAATTAGAGAACATCATCGAGCGAGCAGTTATCCTGGCTAAAGGGGAATGGATTACCAGAGAGGATTTCCCCAAAAATATCTTCGATAGTTCAGGAAACGATTCCGAAATTGTAATTGCCCAGAATTATTCAGAGCTAAAATCCTTGAGAAATAAGGTAGTGGAAGAGGTCGAAAAAAAATTCCTGGAAAATCTTCTTTTGAAAAATAAAAACAACGTCTCCAGGGCAGCTAAAGAAGCCGGGATGCACCGGGTGGAACTACAAAGGCTTTTGAAGAAATATAAGTAA
- a CDS encoding GxxExxY protein, translating into MSLKELQEQILEAALEVHKNMGLGFQESAYSQALAYEFDLRKIEYERKKNIKLSYKGSVAGEYDLEFVVKNSIIVMIKAGEPVNESDETKMKSFLKTTKLPLGMVINFGKESLEVKNVHR; encoded by the coding sequence ATGTCTTTAAAAGAGCTTCAAGAACAGATACTGGAGGCAGCTCTGGAAGTCCATAAAAACATGGGGTTAGGGTTCCAGGAATCAGCCTATAGCCAAGCTTTAGCCTATGAGTTTGATCTCAGGAAGATCGAGTACGAGAGAAAGAAAAATATCAAGCTTTCCTATAAAGGAAGCGTGGCTGGAGAATACGATTTAGAATTCGTGGTGAAAAACAGCATTATAGTAATGATAAAAGCTGGTGAACCAGTGAATGAATCAGATGAAACTAAAATGAAAAGTTTTTTGAAAACCACTAAGCTTCCCTTAGGGATGGTCATAAATTTCGGCAAGGAGAGTTTGGAGGTAAAAAATGTTCACAGATAA